A genome region from Aulosira sp. FACHB-615 includes the following:
- a CDS encoding helix-turn-helix transcriptional regulator produces MKQALPVPPEVVQQVAEYFSLLSEPMRLRLLHLLRDEEKCVQELVEATQTSQANVSKHLKVMWQAGILSRRSEGTCAYYRVEDEMIFELCNQVCDRIATRLEQQARNFRVLNTKL; encoded by the coding sequence ATGAAACAAGCGTTGCCTGTACCGCCGGAAGTGGTGCAACAAGTAGCCGAATATTTCAGCCTGTTAAGTGAGCCGATGCGTCTACGGCTACTGCACTTACTACGGGATGAAGAAAAATGTGTACAAGAATTGGTAGAGGCAACACAAACTTCCCAGGCGAATGTCTCCAAACACCTGAAAGTAATGTGGCAAGCCGGAATCCTCAGCCGTCGCAGTGAAGGCACTTGCGCTTACTATCGGGTGGAAGACGAAATGATTTTTGAGTTGTGTAATCAGGTGTGCGATCGCATCGCTACAAGGTTAGAACAGCAAGCTCGTAACTTTCGCGTTCTGAATACAAAACTTTAG
- a CDS encoding Uma2 family endonuclease, translating into MVATPVIKLTFEEYLTYDDGSGFHYELVDGRLELMNPPTIEHFLIVEFLATVLKLEIARLSLPWLTFRETGTRTGRNKSRLTDLCVVTQEQARDLLKASAVFETTPLLVVEVVSPDSIKRDYRHKRSEYAAVGVPEYWIVDPLELKVTVLLLEEGFYEETVFTADQKIVSQTFPELAIAPHQIFAAGNV; encoded by the coding sequence ATGGTCGCTACACCAGTAATAAAGCTCACATTTGAAGAGTATTTAACCTATGATGATGGCAGTGGTTTTCACTACGAGTTAGTGGATGGCAGGCTGGAATTAATGAACCCTCCTACAATTGAACATTTTTTAATTGTCGAATTTTTAGCTACCGTATTAAAACTAGAAATCGCACGTTTAAGTTTACCTTGGCTAACTTTTCGGGAAACTGGGACGAGAACAGGAAGAAATAAGTCTAGGTTAACTGATTTGTGTGTGGTAACACAGGAGCAAGCCAGAGATTTACTAAAGGCTTCAGCTGTGTTTGAGACAACACCATTACTGGTTGTAGAAGTAGTCAGTCCAGATTCTATCAAGCGGGACTATCGCCATAAGCGGTCTGAGTATGCGGCGGTTGGTGTGCCGGAATATTGGATTGTAGACCCGTTAGAATTAAAAGTTACTGTATTGCTGCTGGAAGAAGGATTTTACGAAGAGACAGTGTTTACGGCTGACCAGAAAATTGTATCGCAGACGTTTCCCGAATTAGCGATCGCTCCTCATCAAATATTCGCGGCGGGAAATGTGTGA
- the thiL gene encoding thiamine-phosphate kinase, translating to MTKVKDIGEQGLLAKLQSFCPPEIIGDDAAVLETPPGTSLVVTTDVLVDGVHFSDATTSPEDAGWRAAAANLSDLAAMGATPLGITVGLGLPGDLQVSWVERLYQGMTECLQKYHTPIVGGDVVRSPTATISITAFGQVDPQRIIRRSAAKVGMAIVVTGVHGASHAGLQLLLRPQLGHNLSPVEKTTLIKAHQRPQPRLDVLPILWEIFTSPLPVAGMDSSDGLADAVLQICRASNVGAVIDRQKIPFPAIFTNWLKPEQAIEYALYGGEDFELVLCLPPTQANALVQQLNQDAAIIGTITSGSQVLLRDQHQQIPDQVLSLSQGFQHFGQ from the coding sequence ATGACCAAAGTTAAAGACATTGGCGAACAAGGACTATTAGCAAAATTACAAAGCTTCTGCCCCCCAGAAATTATCGGAGACGATGCAGCAGTTCTAGAAACACCGCCAGGAACATCACTAGTAGTAACTACCGATGTTTTAGTTGATGGCGTACACTTCAGTGATGCTACTACTTCCCCAGAGGATGCTGGTTGGCGAGCCGCAGCCGCGAATTTATCAGATTTAGCTGCAATGGGGGCTACTCCTTTAGGTATTACTGTTGGTTTGGGGCTACCTGGTGATTTACAGGTAAGTTGGGTAGAGCGACTTTACCAAGGAATGACAGAATGCTTGCAAAAATACCATACCCCAATTGTCGGTGGTGATGTAGTGCGATCGCCAACTGCAACCATCTCCATTACCGCCTTTGGTCAAGTTGATCCCCAGCGCATTATCCGCCGTTCTGCTGCTAAAGTGGGAATGGCGATCGTGGTTACAGGTGTTCATGGAGCCTCCCACGCGGGCTTACAACTGCTCTTGCGTCCCCAATTAGGGCATAACCTCTCTCCAGTAGAAAAGACCACCCTTATCAAAGCTCACCAACGCCCTCAACCCCGTTTAGATGTCTTACCCATACTCTGGGAAATTTTCACTTCACCACTCCCCGTAGCCGGAATGGATAGTAGCGATGGTTTAGCAGATGCAGTTTTACAAATTTGTCGCGCCAGTAACGTAGGTGCAGTTATCGACCGCCAAAAAATTCCTTTTCCAGCTATCTTTACCAATTGGCTCAAGCCAGAACAAGCAATAGAATACGCCCTCTACGGTGGTGAAGACTTTGAATTAGTACTTTGCTTACCACCCACACAAGCAAATGCCCTAGTACAGCAACTCAACCAAGACGCAGCAATTATCGGTACTATTACATCTGGTTCACAAGTGTTATTACGTGACCAACATCAACAAATCCCTGACCAAGTTCTTAGTCTTAGTCAGGGATTTCAACATTTTGGTCAATAG
- the murC gene encoding UDP-N-acetylmuramate--L-alanine ligase, with protein MNNAVDFGGRPFHFIGIGGIGMSALAYVLAKRQLPVSGSDVRPNHITHKLESIGTHIFGKQEASNLEFFRPKVMTNAAALSSQELSAAIESSLPQVICSTAINTNNLEYKAALELGCPILHRSDVLAALIADYKSIAVAGTHGKTTTSSMIGYMLLQAGLDPTILVGGEVNAWEGNARLGESQYLVAEADESDGSLVKHAPEIGIITNIELDHPDHYDTLDEVVDTFQKFAQGCKTLIGSIDCETVRDRLKPTISYSLHQDTNADYSVTNIDYRHDGTTALVWERGKALGVLKLRLLGRHNLSNALAAVAVGRILNLEFGEIAKAIATFEGARRRFEFRGEVDGITFIDDYAHHPSELRATLAAARLQARPGQRVVAIFQPHRYSRTLTFLEEFSQSFAHADLVVLTDIYSAGEPNLGQISGEQLAAEVGKFHPQVVYQPTLPLVREFLLKTLRPGDLALFLGAGNLNQVIPELITTLCEAATATS; from the coding sequence ATGAATAATGCTGTGGATTTCGGCGGTAGACCATTCCATTTTATTGGAATTGGTGGCATAGGAATGTCGGCTCTAGCTTATGTACTGGCAAAGCGTCAATTGCCAGTATCAGGTTCAGATGTTCGGCCAAATCATATTACGCACAAGTTAGAATCTATCGGTACACATATTTTTGGCAAGCAAGAAGCAAGTAATCTTGAATTCTTTCGCCCCAAGGTGATGACGAATGCAGCAGCATTAAGTTCACAAGAATTATCAGCTGCTATTGAGTCCTCACTACCTCAAGTAATTTGTTCCACTGCAATTAACACTAACAATTTAGAATATAAAGCTGCTTTAGAATTAGGCTGTCCGATATTACATCGTTCAGATGTACTTGCTGCTTTGATTGCTGATTATAAGAGCATTGCTGTAGCAGGTACTCATGGCAAAACTACAACCAGTAGCATGATTGGTTACATGCTCCTACAAGCTGGTTTAGATCCCACCATTTTGGTAGGCGGTGAAGTTAATGCTTGGGAAGGCAATGCTCGCTTAGGAGAAAGCCAATATCTAGTAGCAGAAGCAGATGAATCTGATGGTTCTTTGGTGAAACACGCGCCGGAGATTGGCATTATCACTAATATTGAACTAGACCACCCTGACCACTACGACACATTAGATGAGGTGGTTGATACTTTCCAAAAATTTGCCCAAGGTTGCAAGACCTTAATCGGCAGTATTGATTGTGAAACAGTACGCGATCGCCTAAAACCGACAATCAGCTACAGTCTACATCAAGATACAAATGCTGACTATAGCGTGACCAATATTGACTATCGTCACGATGGCACCACAGCTTTAGTTTGGGAACGTGGTAAAGCTTTAGGTGTATTAAAATTACGCTTACTCGGTCGGCATAACCTGAGCAATGCTTTAGCCGCAGTGGCTGTTGGTCGCATTTTAAATTTAGAATTCGGTGAAATTGCCAAAGCTATTGCCACTTTTGAAGGTGCAAGACGACGCTTTGAGTTTCGTGGAGAAGTTGATGGTATTACCTTTATTGATGATTATGCCCATCACCCCAGCGAACTGCGGGCTACCCTTGCGGCGGCGCGTCTCCAGGCTAGACCAGGACAAAGAGTGGTGGCGATCTTCCAACCCCACCGTTACAGTCGCACACTGACATTTTTAGAAGAATTTTCTCAGTCCTTTGCTCATGCTGATTTGGTTGTCTTGACTGATATTTACAGTGCAGGGGAACCCAACTTAGGGCAAATCAGTGGGGAACAGTTAGCAGCAGAAGTTGGTAAGTTTCATCCCCAGGTAGTGTATCAACCAACTTTACCCCTAGTGCGCGAGTTTTTACTCAAAACGCTACGCCCCGGCGACTTAGCTTTGTTCCTTGGTGCAGGAAATCTCAATCAAGTCATACCAGAATTAATTACTACACTTTGTGAGGCTGCTACAGCCACCTCTTAA
- a CDS encoding GerMN domain-containing protein, translating into MNDEQKSNRISSGVVAAVSAAVIAVSGGVAWLTTQTQKAPVTTNPANPNQSLQQQPTQPSTTQQDEKTAQVYWLKPKDKNIALVPKSVEVAATQPNQALERAFQALLEGPSDATDSTTIPKGTKLLSLKVEGEEVHVNLSDSFTSGGGSTSMVARVGQVVYTASSLNPKAKVYIDVNGKPLDVLGGEGVELEQPLTRESFDKNYPL; encoded by the coding sequence ATGAATGATGAACAAAAATCTAATCGCATATCTTCGGGCGTAGTTGCAGCCGTTTCCGCAGCCGTAATTGCTGTTAGTGGTGGTGTAGCTTGGTTAACTACCCAGACCCAAAAAGCACCTGTCACAACTAACCCCGCCAACCCCAACCAAAGTCTTCAACAACAGCCCACACAGCCCTCAACCACCCAGCAAGACGAAAAAACTGCTCAAGTTTATTGGCTAAAACCCAAAGACAAAAATATTGCTTTAGTGCCTAAATCAGTAGAAGTAGCCGCAACTCAGCCTAACCAAGCCTTAGAAAGAGCTTTTCAGGCTTTATTAGAAGGGCCAAGTGACGCGACAGACTCAACCACCATTCCCAAAGGTACTAAGCTACTAAGCCTAAAAGTCGAAGGTGAGGAAGTCCACGTCAATTTATCTGATAGCTTTACCAGTGGTGGCGGTAGTACCTCAATGGTGGCGCGTGTCGGCCAAGTTGTGTACACAGCCTCCAGCCTGAACCCCAAAGCCAAAGTTTACATTGATGTCAACGGTAAACCTTTAGATGTGTTAGGTGGCGAAGGCGTAGAGTTGGAACAACCCCTCACCCGTGAAAGCTTTGACAAGAATTATCCACTTTAG
- a CDS encoding YbaB/EbfC family nucleoid-associated protein: MTGKGQGFGFGLGKMKELAEAFKKAQQVQEGAKRLQEELEQMEIQGEAGGGLVKVIVSGNQEPKRVEISPDALAQGAELLSDLVTAAMKDAYTKSTATMRERMEELTSGLELPGF, translated from the coding sequence ATGACAGGTAAAGGACAAGGATTCGGCTTTGGCTTAGGCAAAATGAAAGAACTTGCCGAAGCCTTCAAAAAAGCGCAGCAAGTTCAAGAAGGTGCAAAGCGACTCCAAGAAGAATTGGAGCAAATGGAAATTCAAGGAGAAGCTGGTGGTGGTTTGGTCAAGGTCATTGTCAGTGGCAACCAAGAACCCAAACGAGTAGAAATTTCTCCTGATGCTTTAGCACAAGGTGCAGAATTACTTTCCGACCTTGTAACAGCAGCGATGAAAGATGCTTACACCAAATCCACAGCCACAATGCGGGAACGGATGGAAGAATTGACCAGTGGACTGGAATTGCCTGGATTTTAG
- a CDS encoding type I glyceraldehyde-3-phosphate dehydrogenase, giving the protein MIRVAINGFGRIGRNFARCWLGRQNSNIDLVAVNDTSDPRTNAHLLKYDSMLGKLKDVDITADDNSIIVNGKTIKCVSDRNPENLPWREWGIDLIIEATGVFTSKEGALKHVNAGAKKVLITAPGKNEDGTFVIGVNHHDYDHNVHHIISNASCTTNCLAPIAKVLNDKFGIIKGTMTTTHSYTGDQRLLDASHRDVRRARAAAINIVPTSTGAAKAVALVIPELKGKLNGVALRVPTPNVSMVDFVVQVEKRTITEEVNQALKDASEGSLKGILDYSELQLVSSDYQGTDASSIVDASLTLVMGSDLVKVMAWYDNEWGYSQRVLDLAELVAQKWQ; this is encoded by the coding sequence GTGATTAGAGTCGCAATCAACGGTTTCGGGCGCATCGGGCGTAACTTTGCACGTTGTTGGCTAGGTCGGCAAAATAGCAATATCGACCTTGTAGCTGTCAATGACACATCAGATCCTAGAACAAATGCTCACCTCCTGAAGTATGACTCAATGCTTGGGAAGTTAAAGGATGTTGACATTACCGCCGATGATAACTCTATCATCGTTAACGGTAAAACCATTAAATGCGTATCTGATCGCAATCCAGAAAACTTGCCCTGGAGAGAATGGGGAATTGACCTGATTATTGAAGCAACTGGGGTATTTACTAGCAAAGAGGGAGCTTTAAAGCACGTAAATGCTGGAGCCAAAAAGGTTCTGATTACTGCTCCTGGGAAAAATGAAGATGGTACTTTCGTTATCGGCGTGAATCATCACGATTACGATCACAATGTACACCACATTATTAGTAATGCCAGCTGCACTACCAACTGTTTGGCTCCTATTGCCAAGGTGCTGAATGATAAATTCGGTATCATTAAAGGCACAATGACCACCACCCACAGCTACACCGGAGACCAGCGTTTGCTAGATGCTTCTCACCGCGATGTACGTCGGGCAAGAGCAGCAGCCATCAACATTGTTCCCACCTCTACAGGTGCAGCAAAAGCAGTGGCGCTAGTAATTCCAGAACTCAAAGGTAAGCTGAATGGTGTTGCCTTACGTGTACCAACCCCGAACGTCTCAATGGTAGATTTCGTTGTTCAGGTTGAGAAGCGTACTATTACGGAAGAAGTCAACCAAGCCCTCAAGGATGCCTCAGAAGGTTCACTCAAAGGTATTCTAGACTACAGTGAGCTTCAGTTGGTATCCTCAGACTACCAAGGTACTGATGCTTCTTCTATTGTTGATGCCAGCTTGACTTTAGTAATGGGCAGTGACTTAGTAAAAGTTATGGCTTGGTATGACAATGAGTGGGGTTATAGCCAACGTGTTCTAGATTTGGCTGAACTAGTAGCCCAGAAGTGGCAATAA
- a CDS encoding low molecular weight protein-tyrosine-phosphatase: MPYKLLFVCLGNICRSPSAENIMNHLIDQAGLSNSIICDSAGTSSYHIGSPPDRRMSAAAAAKLGIQLRGRARQFAKSDFQEFDLILAMDRDNYDDILALDPTGKYHHKVRLMCDSCTQHNLKEVPDPYYGGVEGFNQVIDLLVDACEGLLQEITQQELQA, translated from the coding sequence ATGCCCTACAAACTGTTGTTTGTCTGCCTGGGAAACATCTGTCGTTCGCCATCGGCAGAAAACATCATGAATCATCTGATCGATCAGGCTGGATTAAGTAACAGCATTATCTGTGATTCTGCTGGTACATCTAGCTATCACATTGGTAGTCCGCCTGACCGCCGGATGAGTGCGGCGGCGGCTGCTAAATTAGGAATTCAACTGCGTGGTCGAGCCAGACAATTTGCCAAGTCAGATTTTCAGGAGTTTGATTTGATTTTGGCAATGGATCGAGACAATTACGATGATATTCTTGCTCTTGATCCCACTGGCAAATATCACCACAAAGTGCGCTTAATGTGTGATTCTTGCACTCAACATAACCTGAAAGAAGTTCCCGATCCCTACTACGGGGGAGTGGAGGGATTTAATCAAGTCATCGATTTACTGGTGGATGCTTGTGAAGGTCTACTTCAGGAGATTACGCAGCAAGAATTACAAGCTTGA
- a CDS encoding peptidylprolyl isomerase, whose amino-acid sequence MFKLIKSWLKSSLVTILLVVIFLGINTAGWTPSSNAALPSGNAITDGKALLRYALPIKNEPVRQLQASLEDISTQLRANRRWGAVSKDLSKASRVLDKPSQILASVPEERQPQATAWLEELKSGVIKLQELTQSKDKEKILQGRNKLLSLVSLLEESMVQQFPFEVPEEYSNLAQLKGRATIAIKTNKGDLTVVVDGYSAPVTAGNFVDLVQRGFYNGLEFTRSEESYVLQTGDPPGKEQGFIDPKTGKYRAIPLEILVEGDKAPTYGITLEDAGRYLDMPVLPFSSFGALAMARPESEVNGGSSQVFFFLFEPELTPAGRNLLDGRYSVFGYLTEGRDVLDKLKAGDKIESATVTQGIENLVQPQAA is encoded by the coding sequence ATGTTTAAGTTAATAAAATCCTGGCTAAAGTCCAGCCTAGTAACAATACTGTTGGTAGTTATATTTTTAGGCATCAATACAGCTGGCTGGACTCCCTCCAGTAATGCCGCCTTGCCCTCTGGCAATGCAATTACCGACGGCAAAGCTTTGTTGCGTTATGCACTCCCAATCAAAAATGAACCAGTCAGGCAACTGCAAGCCAGTCTAGAAGACATATCAACTCAGTTGCGAGCTAATCGACGCTGGGGTGCTGTCTCCAAAGACCTGAGTAAAGCATCTCGCGTGCTTGATAAGCCTTCACAAATCTTAGCAAGCGTCCCCGAAGAACGCCAACCCCAAGCCACAGCATGGCTTGAAGAATTAAAATCTGGCGTAATTAAACTGCAAGAATTGACACAATCCAAAGATAAAGAAAAAATTCTGCAAGGGCGAAACAAATTGCTGAGTTTAGTTTCTTTGCTAGAAGAGTCAATGGTGCAGCAATTTCCCTTTGAAGTCCCAGAAGAATACAGTAATTTAGCCCAACTCAAAGGACGTGCGACCATTGCAATTAAAACCAATAAAGGCGATTTAACCGTTGTTGTAGATGGTTATAGCGCACCTGTGACGGCTGGTAACTTTGTAGATTTAGTCCAAAGGGGTTTTTATAACGGGTTAGAATTTACTCGCTCTGAAGAATCCTACGTCTTGCAAACAGGCGACCCCCCAGGTAAAGAACAAGGTTTTATTGACCCCAAAACAGGCAAATATCGGGCAATTCCTTTAGAAATTCTAGTCGAAGGAGATAAAGCACCAACTTATGGCATTACCTTAGAAGATGCTGGTCGTTATTTGGATATGCCAGTTTTACCGTTCTCTTCCTTTGGTGCATTAGCAATGGCGCGTCCCGAAAGCGAAGTAAATGGTGGTTCATCGCAAGTGTTCTTTTTCTTGTTTGAACCAGAACTCACCCCCGCCGGACGTAACTTGCTGGATGGTCGTTACTCAGTATTTGGTTATCTCACAGAAGGCAGAGATGTTTTAGATAAACTCAAAGCTGGTGACAAAATCGAATCTGCAACAGTGACTCAAGGCATAGAGAATCTAGTCCAACCCCAAGCAGCCTAG
- the murB gene encoding UDP-N-acetylmuramate dehydrogenase, whose protein sequence is MKISQAAGNICTVSATPTQKQETDKSSDNKIIYLPGTDCMIRSQAALSAFTSYRVGGAAEWYVAPRNLEALQASLNYAKEHNLTVTTLGAGSNLLVSDRGLPGLVVATRHLRHTHFDPETGLLTVAAGEPIPSLAWEAAQLGWQGLEWAVGIPGTVGGAVVMNAGAHNSCIADILVSAEVLSPDGTLETFSPEQMGYSYRTSLLQGSESPSPGGDAARTERRCQRIVTQATFQLQPGADPATVLAVTKQHKQHRLSTQPYNFPSCGSVFRNPKPYAAGWLIEQTGLKGYQIGGAQVAQLHANFIVNRGGAKASDIFCLIRHIQEQVQERWSILLEPEVKMMGEFQAACG, encoded by the coding sequence ATGAAAATCTCCCAGGCAGCTGGAAACATCTGCACAGTTTCTGCTACACCTACACAGAAACAGGAAACAGATAAATCATCAGATAACAAAATAATTTATTTACCAGGTACAGATTGCATGATCAGGTCTCAGGCTGCGTTGTCTGCGTTTACTTCTTACAGAGTTGGCGGAGCAGCAGAATGGTACGTTGCGCCTCGGAACTTAGAAGCACTGCAAGCCAGCTTGAATTATGCAAAAGAACATAACTTAACTGTAACAACATTAGGTGCAGGTTCTAACCTGCTAGTAAGCGATCGCGGTTTACCTGGACTAGTGGTTGCCACACGCCACCTACGCCACACCCACTTTGACCCAGAAACAGGTTTATTAACAGTTGCTGCGGGAGAACCGATTCCCAGCCTAGCATGGGAAGCAGCACAACTAGGATGGCAAGGTTTAGAGTGGGCTGTTGGTATTCCTGGTACTGTGGGTGGTGCTGTCGTGATGAATGCTGGCGCACATAATAGCTGCATCGCAGATATCTTGGTTAGTGCCGAAGTTCTATCTCCTGATGGCACACTCGAAACTTTCAGTCCTGAACAAATGGGTTACAGCTATCGAACTTCATTACTCCAAGGTAGCGAGTCTCCTTCTCCTGGCGGAGACGCTGCGCGAACGGAGAGGCGTTGCCAACGCATCGTCACCCAAGCAACCTTCCAACTGCAACCAGGAGCCGACCCCGCCACAGTTTTAGCTGTGACTAAACAACACAAACAACATCGACTCTCCACCCAACCTTATAACTTCCCCAGTTGCGGTAGCGTCTTCCGTAACCCCAAACCCTATGCAGCAGGTTGGTTAATTGAACAAACCGGACTCAAAGGCTATCAAATCGGTGGCGCACAGGTAGCTCAACTCCATGCCAATTTTATTGTGAATCGCGGTGGAGCTAAAGCCAGTGATATTTTCTGCCTGATTCGTCACATCCAAGAACAAGTGCAAGAACGCTGGTCGATTTTGTTAGAGCCAGAAGTCAAAATGATGGGTGAGTTTCAAGCAGCTTGTGGCTAA
- the nadD gene encoding nicotinate (nicotinamide) nucleotide adenylyltransferase, translated as MQHLAIFGGTFDPIHWGHLLIAEMALSQVPLDQIIWVPSFNPPHKKAARFEHRAKMLEITTRDNPAFTVSLVESNRSGTSYAINTLIDLSAVYSNTHWYWILGLDTFQTLPRWYRRQELVQMCDWLIAPRQLDGDQAKSNIICQQVEQQLQQQSLTIHWQFLNIPLVGVSSSLIRKLSCQNQSIKYLVPEPVRFYITTNNLYSEKSE; from the coding sequence ATGCAACATCTGGCAATTTTCGGTGGCACATTTGATCCAATTCATTGGGGACACTTACTCATCGCCGAAATGGCTTTGTCTCAAGTACCCCTAGATCAAATAATTTGGGTACCATCGTTCAATCCTCCACACAAAAAAGCAGCACGATTTGAGCATCGAGCAAAGATGCTGGAAATAACTACAAGAGACAACCCAGCTTTTACTGTCTCCTTGGTGGAGTCAAATCGCTCTGGAACCTCTTACGCTATCAACACGTTGATTGACCTATCGGCTGTTTATTCAAATACTCATTGGTACTGGATTTTGGGTTTGGATACTTTCCAAACCTTACCTCGGTGGTACCGTAGACAAGAGTTAGTACAAATGTGTGACTGGTTGATTGCGCCCCGACAATTAGATGGTGATCAAGCTAAAAGCAACATTATCTGCCAGCAAGTTGAGCAACAACTACAACAGCAGTCACTTACCATTCACTGGCAATTCTTGAATATACCCTTAGTGGGAGTTTCGTCAAGTCTTATTCGCAAACTTTCTTGCCAAAATCAATCTATTAAGTATTTAGTTCCAGAGCCGGTTAGATTCTACATCACGACCAATAACCTCTATTCAGAAAAATCTGAATAA
- the efp gene encoding elongation factor P, producing the protein MISSNDFRPGVSIVLDGSVWRVVDFLHVKPGKGSAFVRTTLKNVQSGKVLERTFRAGETVPQATLEKSTMQHTYKEGDEFVFMDMESYDEGRLSAAQIGDRVKYLKEGMEVNVIRWDDVVLEVELPNSVVLEVIETDPGVKGDTATGGTKPAKVETGATVMVPLFISQGERIRIDTREDKYLGRE; encoded by the coding sequence ATGATCTCTAGTAACGACTTTCGACCCGGTGTATCAATTGTATTAGACGGGTCTGTATGGCGGGTGGTTGATTTTCTCCACGTTAAACCCGGTAAAGGTTCGGCGTTTGTCCGCACCACGCTGAAAAACGTTCAAAGTGGCAAAGTTCTTGAAAGAACTTTCCGGGCTGGGGAAACTGTGCCGCAAGCAACTTTGGAAAAAAGCACAATGCAGCATACCTATAAAGAGGGCGATGAGTTCGTCTTTATGGATATGGAAAGTTATGACGAAGGACGACTCAGTGCCGCACAAATTGGCGATCGCGTCAAATACCTCAAGGAAGGTATGGAAGTGAACGTGATTCGTTGGGACGATGTAGTTCTAGAAGTGGAATTACCTAACTCTGTGGTGCTAGAAGTTATCGAAACTGATCCTGGTGTCAAGGGTGATACAGCTACAGGTGGTACTAAACCAGCCAAAGTAGAAACTGGTGCAACTGTAATGGTTCCCTTGTTTATTTCTCAAGGAGAACGGATTCGGATTGATACTCGTGAAGATAAATATTTAGGCAGGGAATAA
- the accB gene encoding acetyl-CoA carboxylase biotin carboxyl carrier protein: MPLDFNEIRQLLVTIAQTDIAEVTLKSDDFELSVRKAGSINNHAVPQAGIGGVATVTTIAAGGVAPTLSPERILDTAGAGVQVTGNAPSAIDQRLVEVASPMVGTFYRAPAPGEAPFVEVGDRVRQGQSVCIIEAMKLMNEIEAEISGQVMEILVQNGEPVEYGQPLMRINPD; encoded by the coding sequence GTGCCATTGGACTTTAATGAAATCCGTCAACTGCTGGTAACTATTGCACAAACAGATATTGCAGAAGTAACTCTCAAAAGTGATGACTTTGAGCTATCGGTACGTAAAGCTGGCAGCATAAACAATCACGCTGTACCGCAAGCTGGTATTGGTGGTGTGGCGACAGTAACAACGATTGCAGCCGGAGGAGTAGCACCAACGCTATCTCCAGAGCGAATTTTAGATACTGCTGGTGCAGGTGTACAGGTGACAGGAAATGCACCTTCAGCGATAGATCAAAGATTAGTAGAAGTTGCTTCGCCAATGGTAGGGACTTTTTATCGCGCCCCTGCACCAGGGGAAGCACCATTTGTGGAAGTAGGCGATCGCGTCCGTCAGGGTCAAAGTGTGTGTATCATTGAAGCTATGAAGCTAATGAACGAAATCGAAGCCGAAATATCAGGGCAAGTTATGGAAATTCTGGTTCAAAATGGAGAACCTGTAGAATATGGTCAACCTTTGATGCGAATTAACCCTGATTAA